The Onthophagus taurus isolate NC chromosome 2, IU_Otau_3.0, whole genome shotgun sequence genome includes a window with the following:
- the LOC111421237 gene encoding lysophosphatidylserine lipase ABHD12-like isoform X1 — MKQTSFTDNAIITALYASIIPTILYLLYRADVIAFASFKLGCLLCFLLFVILPLVYKFSYKIQQSVVFLNFVSIPKNPDFGNPARYEIQGVRNFYLQTDDNMMLGVWQILSDGVANDTSEFENPEFYERALRNGDNVILYNHGNSGHRVASHRIELYKVLRKRFHVIAYDYRGYGDSSDVNPTEKGLVKDCIFMYKWLKNKTSGKIFVWGHSLGTGLSTHMIAILGKEGIVPSGLILESPFTSMREEISEHPLAQIFKPLPWFHYTVVEPMQVNNFTFASDRHIMNVDCSILILHAEDDRVVPYKLGYKLYQLASEYRKPSQGTIKFIGFPKKLSYGHKYICRDPELLNFLKDFESSALNEAEEKKL, encoded by the exons ATGAAACAAACTAGTTTTACCGACAATGCAATTATAACCGCTCTTTATGCATCAATCATTCCAACTATACTCTACCTTTTATACAGAGCGGATGT AATCGCCTTTGCATCATTCAAACTTGGTTGTTTACTATGTTTTTTACTATTTGTGATACTACCCCTCGTTTACAAGTTCTCttacaaaattcaacaaagcgttgtatttttaaattttg tAAGTATCCCAAAAAATCCGGATTTTGGGAACCCAGCGAGATACGAAATTCAAGGTGTTCGcaatttttatcttcaaaCAGATGACAATATGATGCTCGGAGTTTGGCAGATTCTTTCTGATGGGGTAGCAAACGATACCAGTGAATTTGAAAATCCCGAATTTTACGAGCGTGCTTTAAGAAATGGCGATAACGTTATTCTTTATAATCACGGCAATTCCGGACATAGAGTTGCGTCTCATCGAATTGAGTTGTATAAAGTTTTAAGGAAACGTTTTCACGTTATTGCGTATGATTATAGAGGATATGGTGATTCTTCTGATGTAAACCCTACCGAAAAGGGATTAGTTAAGGActgtatttttatgtataaatggCTCAAGAATAAAACCTCAGGGAAAATATTTGTGTGGGGTCATTCGTTAGGTACGGGGTTATCTACTCATATGATAGCAATATTAGGTAAAGAAGGTATTGTTCCTTCTGGGTTAATATTAGAAAGTCCATTTACTAGTATGAGAGAAGAAATCAGTGAACATCCTTTAGCACAA ATTTTTAAACCTCTACCATGGTTTCATTACACAGTTGTTGAACCAATGCAAGTGAATAATTTTACATTTGCTAGTGATCGTCATATTATGAATGTAGACtgttctattttaattttacatgcTGAAGATGACAGAGTGGTACCTTATAAATTGGGATATAAA TTGTATCAATTAGCTTCGGAATATCGTAAACCTAGTCAAGGTAccataaaatttattggattTCCAAAAAAACTAAGTTATGGacacaaatatatttgtagaGATCcagaattattaaattttttaaa ggaTTTTGAAAGCAGCGCTCTTAATGAAGCAGAagagaaaaaattatga
- the LOC111421237 gene encoding lysophosphatidylserine lipase ABHD12-like isoform X3: MKTTNSVYNLCDTEEGIDGNISVKSKKKYDLIKRIAFASFKLGCLLCFLLFVILPLVYKFSYKIQQSVVFLNFVSIPKNPDFGNPARYEIQGVRNFYLQTDDNMMLGVWQILSDGVANDTSEFENPEFYERALRNGDNVILYNHGNSGHRVASHRIELYKVLRKRFHVIAYDYRGYGDSSDVNPTEKGLVKDCIFMYKWLKNKTSGKIFVWGHSLGTGLSTHMIAILGKEGIVPSGLILESPFTSMREEISEHPLAQIFKPLPWFHYTVVEPMQVNNFTFASDRHIMNVDCSILILHAEDDRVVPYKLGYKLYQLASEYRKPSQGTIKFIGFPKKLSYGHKYICRDPELLNFLKDFESSALNEAEEKKL; the protein is encoded by the exons ATGAAAACGACTAATTCAGTGTATAATCTTTGTGATACTGAGGAAGGAATTGATGGAAATATATCTGTAAAATCAAAGAAGAAatacgatttaattaaaag AATCGCCTTTGCATCATTCAAACTTGGTTGTTTACTATGTTTTTTACTATTTGTGATACTACCCCTCGTTTACAAGTTCTCttacaaaattcaacaaagcgttgtatttttaaattttg tAAGTATCCCAAAAAATCCGGATTTTGGGAACCCAGCGAGATACGAAATTCAAGGTGTTCGcaatttttatcttcaaaCAGATGACAATATGATGCTCGGAGTTTGGCAGATTCTTTCTGATGGGGTAGCAAACGATACCAGTGAATTTGAAAATCCCGAATTTTACGAGCGTGCTTTAAGAAATGGCGATAACGTTATTCTTTATAATCACGGCAATTCCGGACATAGAGTTGCGTCTCATCGAATTGAGTTGTATAAAGTTTTAAGGAAACGTTTTCACGTTATTGCGTATGATTATAGAGGATATGGTGATTCTTCTGATGTAAACCCTACCGAAAAGGGATTAGTTAAGGActgtatttttatgtataaatggCTCAAGAATAAAACCTCAGGGAAAATATTTGTGTGGGGTCATTCGTTAGGTACGGGGTTATCTACTCATATGATAGCAATATTAGGTAAAGAAGGTATTGTTCCTTCTGGGTTAATATTAGAAAGTCCATTTACTAGTATGAGAGAAGAAATCAGTGAACATCCTTTAGCACAA ATTTTTAAACCTCTACCATGGTTTCATTACACAGTTGTTGAACCAATGCAAGTGAATAATTTTACATTTGCTAGTGATCGTCATATTATGAATGTAGACtgttctattttaattttacatgcTGAAGATGACAGAGTGGTACCTTATAAATTGGGATATAAA TTGTATCAATTAGCTTCGGAATATCGTAAACCTAGTCAAGGTAccataaaatttattggattTCCAAAAAAACTAAGTTATGGacacaaatatatttgtagaGATCcagaattattaaattttttaaa ggaTTTTGAAAGCAGCGCTCTTAATGAAGCAGAagagaaaaaattatga
- the LOC111421237 gene encoding lysophosphatidylserine lipase ABHD12-like isoform X2 codes for MLWMMKKRFIKRIAFASFKLGCLLCFLLFVILPLVYKFSYKIQQSVVFLNFVSIPKNPDFGNPARYEIQGVRNFYLQTDDNMMLGVWQILSDGVANDTSEFENPEFYERALRNGDNVILYNHGNSGHRVASHRIELYKVLRKRFHVIAYDYRGYGDSSDVNPTEKGLVKDCIFMYKWLKNKTSGKIFVWGHSLGTGLSTHMIAILGKEGIVPSGLILESPFTSMREEISEHPLAQIFKPLPWFHYTVVEPMQVNNFTFASDRHIMNVDCSILILHAEDDRVVPYKLGYKLYQLASEYRKPSQGTIKFIGFPKKLSYGHKYICRDPELLNFLKDFESSALNEAEEKKL; via the exons AATCGCCTTTGCATCATTCAAACTTGGTTGTTTACTATGTTTTTTACTATTTGTGATACTACCCCTCGTTTACAAGTTCTCttacaaaattcaacaaagcgttgtatttttaaattttg tAAGTATCCCAAAAAATCCGGATTTTGGGAACCCAGCGAGATACGAAATTCAAGGTGTTCGcaatttttatcttcaaaCAGATGACAATATGATGCTCGGAGTTTGGCAGATTCTTTCTGATGGGGTAGCAAACGATACCAGTGAATTTGAAAATCCCGAATTTTACGAGCGTGCTTTAAGAAATGGCGATAACGTTATTCTTTATAATCACGGCAATTCCGGACATAGAGTTGCGTCTCATCGAATTGAGTTGTATAAAGTTTTAAGGAAACGTTTTCACGTTATTGCGTATGATTATAGAGGATATGGTGATTCTTCTGATGTAAACCCTACCGAAAAGGGATTAGTTAAGGActgtatttttatgtataaatggCTCAAGAATAAAACCTCAGGGAAAATATTTGTGTGGGGTCATTCGTTAGGTACGGGGTTATCTACTCATATGATAGCAATATTAGGTAAAGAAGGTATTGTTCCTTCTGGGTTAATATTAGAAAGTCCATTTACTAGTATGAGAGAAGAAATCAGTGAACATCCTTTAGCACAA ATTTTTAAACCTCTACCATGGTTTCATTACACAGTTGTTGAACCAATGCAAGTGAATAATTTTACATTTGCTAGTGATCGTCATATTATGAATGTAGACtgttctattttaattttacatgcTGAAGATGACAGAGTGGTACCTTATAAATTGGGATATAAA TTGTATCAATTAGCTTCGGAATATCGTAAACCTAGTCAAGGTAccataaaatttattggattTCCAAAAAAACTAAGTTATGGacacaaatatatttgtagaGATCcagaattattaaattttttaaa ggaTTTTGAAAGCAGCGCTCTTAATGAAGCAGAagagaaaaaattatga